A genomic region of Friedmanniella luteola contains the following coding sequences:
- a CDS encoding polyprenyl synthetase family protein: MLAEGTRDDVFELGLRGQLDAIEAALLQAAEADTPMITEAAQHIIAAGGKRFRPLLVALTAQLGPAAVDEDVVKAAVVVELTHVASLYHDDVMDEARMRRGSASANSRWGNTVAILVGDFLFARASDLVSELGSEYVSIQARTFARLVQGQIAETVGPPPGRDPLDHYLRVLADKTGALIATSALFGAKLSGCSPALQQRVAEFGEQIGLVFQLSDDIIDITSDVTGKTPGTDLREGIATLPTLLARRSTDPADARLLELLDSDLGDDAALGEALALLRVHPAVDQARAEVERRAAVARALLDDLPPGPARLALVELCDSVVSRAV, from the coding sequence GTGCTAGCAGAGGGAACGCGGGACGACGTCTTCGAGCTGGGCCTGCGCGGCCAGCTGGACGCCATCGAGGCGGCCCTGCTGCAAGCGGCCGAGGCCGACACCCCGATGATCACCGAGGCGGCGCAGCACATCATCGCCGCCGGTGGGAAGCGTTTCCGGCCGCTGCTCGTGGCCCTGACGGCCCAGCTGGGCCCGGCAGCGGTCGACGAGGACGTCGTCAAGGCGGCCGTCGTCGTCGAGCTCACCCACGTCGCCAGCCTGTACCACGACGACGTCATGGACGAGGCCCGGATGCGGCGCGGCTCGGCCAGCGCCAACTCCCGCTGGGGCAACACGGTGGCCATCCTGGTCGGCGACTTCCTGTTCGCCCGCGCCTCCGACCTGGTGTCCGAGCTCGGCTCCGAGTACGTGTCCATCCAGGCCCGGACCTTCGCCCGGCTGGTGCAGGGCCAGATCGCCGAGACCGTCGGCCCGCCGCCGGGCCGCGACCCGCTGGACCACTACCTGCGGGTGCTGGCCGACAAGACCGGCGCGCTGATCGCCACCTCGGCCCTGTTCGGGGCCAAGCTGTCCGGCTGCTCACCGGCCCTGCAGCAGCGGGTGGCGGAGTTCGGCGAGCAGATCGGCCTCGTCTTCCAGCTCAGCGACGACATCATCGACATCACCTCCGACGTCACCGGCAAGACCCCGGGCACGGACCTGCGCGAGGGGATCGCGACGCTGCCGACCCTGCTGGCCCGCCGCTCCACCGACCCGGCCGACGCGCGCCTGCTCGAGCTCCTCGACTCCGACCTCGGCGACGACGCCGCGCTCGGCGAGGCGCTGGCCCTGCTCCGCGTCCACCCGGCCGTCGACCAGGCCCGCGCCGAGGTCGAGCGGCGGGCCGCGGTCGCCCGGGCCCTGCTCGACGACCTGCCGCCCGGGCCCGCCCGGCTCGCGCTGGTCGAGCTCTGCGACTCGGTCGTCAGCCGCGCCGTCTGA
- a CDS encoding FAD-dependent oxidoreductase, with translation MRTRCVVAGGGPAGMVLGLLLARGGVDVVVLEKHADFLRDFRGDTVHASTLRLLDELGLGERFAALPQSRLQNFELPQPDGTLLTLGDFRRLRPPYDHVAMVPQWDFLDLLADAGRQEPRFTLLMSTAATDLLREGRRVVGVRTRTADGVEDEVRADLVVACDGRGSVLRRAAGLRPREYPVPFDTWWFRLPRTEAEQREQASLVPTLVGREILLSFPRTDYFQVAYFNRKGLDAQLRAEGVERFRARVARLRPGFADRLDALTSTDDLHHLDVRLDRLRRWHRPGLLLLGDAAHAMSPAGGVGINLAVQDAVAAATLLAGPLRERRLLESHLAAVQRRRWWPTAAIQLAQRGLHRLVFEPALAGRTPLAFRVVSAVARRVPAVTVVPARLIAFGPRPEHAPAFARRAA, from the coding sequence ATGAGGACGAGGTGCGTGGTGGCCGGCGGTGGACCGGCCGGGATGGTGCTGGGCCTGCTGCTGGCGCGGGGCGGCGTCGACGTGGTGGTGCTGGAGAAGCACGCCGACTTCCTCCGGGACTTCCGCGGCGACACCGTGCACGCCTCGACGCTGCGGCTGCTGGACGAGCTGGGGCTGGGGGAGCGGTTCGCCGCGCTGCCGCAGAGCCGGCTGCAGAACTTCGAGCTGCCGCAGCCGGACGGGACCCTGCTCACCCTCGGCGACTTCCGACGGCTCCGGCCGCCGTACGACCACGTCGCCATGGTCCCGCAGTGGGACTTCCTCGACCTGCTGGCCGACGCCGGTCGCCAGGAGCCTCGGTTCACCCTGCTGATGAGCACCGCGGCCACGGACCTGCTGCGCGAGGGCCGCCGGGTGGTCGGGGTGCGGACCCGGACCGCTGACGGCGTCGAGGACGAGGTGCGCGCCGACCTCGTCGTCGCCTGCGACGGCCGTGGCTCCGTGCTCCGCCGGGCGGCCGGGCTCCGGCCGCGCGAGTACCCGGTCCCCTTCGACACCTGGTGGTTCCGGCTGCCCCGGACCGAGGCCGAGCAGCGCGAGCAGGCGTCGCTGGTGCCGACCCTCGTGGGGCGGGAGATCCTGCTGAGCTTCCCCCGCACCGACTACTTCCAGGTCGCCTACTTCAACCGCAAGGGCCTGGACGCCCAGCTGCGGGCCGAGGGCGTGGAGCGGTTCCGGGCGCGCGTGGCCCGGCTGCGGCCCGGGTTCGCCGACCGGCTCGACGCCCTCACCTCCACCGACGACCTGCACCATCTCGACGTCCGGCTGGACCGGCTGCGGCGCTGGCACCGCCCGGGCCTGCTGCTGCTGGGCGACGCCGCGCACGCCATGTCGCCGGCCGGCGGCGTCGGGATCAACCTCGCCGTCCAGGACGCCGTCGCCGCGGCGACGCTGCTGGCGGGACCGCTGCGGGAGCGGCGGCTGCTCGAGTCGCACCTGGCGGCGGTGCAGCGCCGGCGCTGGTGGCCGACGGCGGCGATCCAGCTCGCCCAGCGCGGTCTGCACCGGCTGGTCTTCGAGCCCGCCCTGGCCGGCCGGACGCCGCTGGCGTTCCGGGTGGTCTCGGCGGTCGCCCGACGGGTGCCGGCGGTGACGGTGGTGCCCGCCCGGCTGATCGCCTTCGGTCCCCGGCCCGAGCACGCCCCGGCCTTCGCCCGCCGGGCCGCCTGA
- the rarD gene encoding EamA family transporter RarD yields MSEQDRQRRGVLYGLGAYGLWGAVPLFWPLVARAGSLELLAHRVVWSLVISGLLALVLLPRGWFGRLANRRTLLMLGLAAAVVSVNWGLYIWAVNHGHVLETSLGYYINPILSILVGVVVLGERMAALQWVSVGLAAVAVVVLTVEYGRLPWISLVLAASFATYGVMKKQVNGGAVETLTVESALLVPVALGYLVHLQARGGSTFITLGWSHSLLLVATGVVTVVPLLFFAASATRLPLSTLGLLQYLAPTLQFLLGVSYFGEQMSTGRWVGFGLVWLALMLMSGHGLHRANANRRERLVAEPV; encoded by the coding sequence GTGAGCGAGCAGGACCGTCAGCGTCGAGGCGTCCTCTACGGGCTGGGGGCCTACGGGCTCTGGGGCGCGGTGCCGCTGTTCTGGCCGCTCGTCGCCCGTGCGGGGTCGCTGGAGCTGCTGGCGCACCGGGTCGTCTGGTCCCTGGTCATCTCGGGTCTGCTGGCGCTGGTGCTGCTGCCGCGGGGCTGGTTCGGGCGGCTGGCGAACCGGCGGACGCTGCTCATGCTGGGGCTGGCGGCCGCCGTCGTCTCGGTCAACTGGGGCCTCTACATCTGGGCCGTCAACCACGGGCACGTGCTCGAGACCTCGCTGGGCTACTACATCAACCCGATCCTCTCGATCCTCGTCGGTGTCGTCGTGCTCGGCGAGCGGATGGCCGCGCTGCAGTGGGTGAGCGTCGGGCTGGCCGCGGTGGCGGTCGTCGTGCTGACGGTGGAGTACGGCCGGCTGCCCTGGATCTCGCTGGTGCTGGCCGCGAGCTTCGCCACCTACGGGGTGATGAAGAAGCAGGTGAACGGCGGTGCGGTCGAGACCCTGACCGTGGAGTCGGCCCTGCTGGTGCCGGTGGCGCTCGGCTACCTGGTCCACCTGCAGGCCCGCGGGGGCAGCACGTTCATCACGCTCGGCTGGAGCCACAGCCTGCTGCTGGTCGCCACCGGTGTGGTCACGGTGGTGCCGCTGCTGTTCTTCGCCGCCTCGGCGACGCGGCTGCCGTTGAGCACGCTGGGGCTGCTGCAGTACCTCGCGCCCACGCTGCAGTTCCTGCTGGGCGTCAGCTACTTCGGCGAGCAGATGTCGACGGGACGCTGGGTCGGCTTCGGGCTGGTCTGGCTGGCGCTGATGCTGATGAGCGGCCACGGCCTGCACCGGGCGAACGCGAACCGCCGCGAGCGGCTGGTGGCCGAGCCGGTCTGA
- a CDS encoding TetR family transcriptional regulator: MLDAARAEFAARGYDAVTLRRVAARAGVDPAMVTHHFGSKSGLFRAVLDVRLDPAAELAAVLTGPLDTVAERLLTRLLVLWDSPAGAATIAAVRTALQDEDGTALLRDLALSQVLRPLAAALTGPEEERRWRVDLVASQVVGLLMTRYVLGLEPLASARHPALVGALGPTLQRYLTGPLPAASVEP, translated from the coding sequence GTGCTGGACGCCGCCCGGGCCGAGTTCGCCGCCCGGGGCTACGACGCCGTGACGCTGCGCCGGGTCGCCGCGAGGGCGGGCGTCGACCCGGCCATGGTCACCCACCACTTCGGGTCGAAGAGCGGCCTCTTCCGGGCGGTCCTCGACGTCCGGCTGGACCCGGCGGCCGAGCTCGCCGCGGTCCTGACCGGGCCGCTGGACACGGTGGCGGAGCGGCTGCTGACCCGGCTGCTGGTGCTCTGGGACTCCCCGGCCGGGGCCGCGACCATCGCCGCCGTCCGGACGGCCCTGCAGGACGAGGACGGCACCGCGCTGCTGCGCGACCTCGCCCTCAGCCAGGTGCTGCGACCGCTGGCCGCGGCGCTGACGGGGCCGGAGGAGGAGCGGCGCTGGCGGGTCGACCTGGTGGCCAGCCAGGTCGTCGGCCTGCTGATGACGCGCTACGTGCTGGGGCTGGAGCCGCTGGCCTCGGCGCGCCACCCGGCCCTCGTGGGCGCCCTCGGCCCGACCCTGCAGCGCTACCTCACCGGCCCGCTGCCCGCCGCTAGCGTGGAGCCATGA
- a CDS encoding cysteine hydrolase family protein has product MTLDDAWLVGVDLQHVFGDPASPWASAQYPRAVAATQRLLPAFAGRTVLTRFVAPAEPRGAWVPYYADWPFALVPDDDPLYALAPELADLDVPVVSAPTFGKWGPALAAAVHGAGTLVLTGVSTDCCVLSTALAAADAGVAVRVVTDGCAGATDADHHRALETMGLYAPLITLTTVAEVLG; this is encoded by the coding sequence GTGACCCTCGACGACGCCTGGCTCGTGGGGGTGGACCTGCAGCACGTCTTCGGTGACCCGGCCAGCCCCTGGGCGTCGGCCCAGTACCCCCGGGCGGTCGCCGCGACCCAGCGGCTGCTGCCGGCCTTCGCCGGCCGGACCGTGCTGACCCGCTTCGTCGCCCCGGCCGAGCCGCGCGGCGCCTGGGTGCCCTACTACGCCGACTGGCCGTTCGCCCTCGTCCCCGACGACGACCCGCTCTACGCGCTGGCCCCGGAGCTCGCCGACCTCGACGTGCCCGTGGTGAGCGCTCCGACGTTCGGCAAGTGGGGCCCGGCGCTCGCCGCCGCGGTCCACGGCGCCGGCACGCTCGTCCTGACCGGGGTCTCCACCGACTGCTGCGTGCTCTCGACGGCGCTGGCCGCCGCCGACGCCGGGGTGGCCGTCCGGGTGGTGACCGACGGGTGCGCCGGCGCCACCGACGCCGACCACCACCGCGCGCTGGAGACGATGGGCCTCTACGCGCCGCTGATCACCCTGACGACGGTGGCGGAGGTGCTCGGGTGA
- the nuoN gene encoding NADH-quinone oxidoreductase subunit NuoN: protein MTTTAGVLQAIPAPDLEYGLLMPFLLVFAGACLGILVEALVPRPLRRSVQLALTVLTLGAAFAVNALNWAADRVAVAAVGSLAVDGPTAFMWALLLVLGLVSILTFGERAVGSAFAAQAATVPGTDAEREAIERRVEHTEVFPLALFALAGMMMFPASNDLLAMFVALEVLSLPLYLLCGLARRRRLLSQEAALKYFLLGALSSAIFLYGVALLYGYAGSFELAAIDAALTADTGSVGLLLAGMGLLAIGLLFKFGAVPFHSWTPDVYAGAPTPVTGFMAACTKIAAIGALLRVFYVGLGADRWDWQPLMSIVAVATMALGSLLAITQTDVKRMLAYSSIAHAGFIMTAFVGASQAANGAPAGSLTSVSSILFYLVAYGAATIGAFAVVTMVRDTSGEATLLSSWAGLGRRSPLTALVFAVFLLSFAGIPLTSGFIGKWAVFAAAWTGGARWLVVVAVVISVVAAFFYIRVIVLMFFTDPEPERSDGSDVVVARPQAVTLLAVGVAVVATVALGVFPGPVLDLAQQAGEFIR from the coding sequence ATGACGACGACCGCCGGGGTGCTGCAGGCCATCCCCGCACCCGACCTCGAGTACGGGCTGCTGATGCCCTTCCTCCTGGTCTTCGCCGGCGCCTGCCTCGGCATCCTCGTCGAGGCCCTGGTGCCCCGCCCGCTGCGCCGCTCGGTCCAGCTCGCGCTGACGGTGCTGACCCTCGGCGCCGCGTTCGCCGTCAACGCGCTGAACTGGGCCGCTGACCGGGTGGCGGTCGCCGCGGTCGGTTCGCTGGCCGTCGACGGGCCCACCGCGTTCATGTGGGCCCTGCTGCTGGTCCTCGGCCTGGTGTCCATCCTCACCTTCGGCGAACGGGCCGTCGGCAGCGCGTTCGCGGCCCAGGCCGCGACGGTGCCCGGCACCGACGCCGAGCGGGAGGCGATCGAGCGACGGGTCGAGCACACCGAGGTGTTCCCGCTGGCCCTGTTCGCGCTGGCCGGGATGATGATGTTCCCCGCCTCCAACGACCTGCTCGCCATGTTCGTCGCGCTCGAGGTGCTGTCCCTCCCGCTGTACCTGCTGTGCGGGCTGGCCCGGCGCCGGCGGCTGCTGTCGCAGGAGGCGGCCCTCAAGTACTTCCTGCTGGGGGCCCTGTCCTCGGCGATCTTCCTCTACGGCGTCGCCCTGCTCTACGGCTACGCCGGCTCCTTCGAGCTGGCGGCGATCGACGCCGCCCTGACCGCCGACACCGGCAGCGTGGGCCTGCTGCTCGCCGGCATGGGACTGCTGGCGATCGGGCTGCTGTTCAAGTTCGGTGCGGTGCCGTTCCACTCCTGGACCCCCGACGTCTACGCGGGCGCACCGACGCCGGTCACCGGCTTCATGGCCGCGTGCACCAAGATCGCCGCCATCGGCGCCCTGCTGCGCGTGTTCTACGTCGGACTCGGCGCCGACCGCTGGGACTGGCAGCCGTTGATGTCCATCGTCGCGGTCGCGACGATGGCCCTCGGGTCGCTCCTGGCCATCACCCAGACCGACGTCAAGCGGATGCTGGCCTACTCCTCGATCGCGCACGCCGGCTTCATCATGACCGCGTTCGTCGGTGCCTCGCAGGCGGCCAACGGTGCCCCGGCCGGCTCGCTGACCAGCGTCTCGTCCATCCTGTTCTACCTCGTGGCCTACGGCGCGGCGACGATCGGCGCCTTCGCCGTCGTCACCATGGTCCGCGACACCAGCGGGGAGGCGACCCTGCTGTCCAGCTGGGCCGGCCTCGGCCGCCGGTCGCCGCTGACGGCCCTCGTCTTCGCCGTCTTCCTGCTGAGCTTCGCCGGCATCCCGCTGACCAGCGGCTTCATCGGCAAGTGGGCGGTCTTCGCCGCCGCCTGGACCGGGGGAGCGCGCTGGCTGGTCGTCGTCGCCGTGGTCATCAGCGTCGTCGCCGCGTTCTTCTACATCCGGGTGATCGTGCTGATGTTCTTCACCGACCCCGAGCCGGAGCGCTCCGACGGGTCCGACGTCGTGGTGGCCCGGCCCCAGGCGGTGACCCTGCTCGCGGTCGGCGTCGCCGTCGTCGCCACGGTCGCCCTGGGCGTGTTCCCGGGCCCGGTCCTGGACCTCGCGCAGCAGGCCGGGGAGTTCATCCGGTGA
- a CDS encoding purine-cytosine permease family protein codes for MTSTSTGTGPGGSHASTPTPGVTRGGIEVNGLDTIDESERKGAARDLFWPWFGANVSVFGISYGAFLLGFGVSFAQATVVAVVGIVVSFLLCGFVALAGKRGSAPTMVLSRAAFGVRGNRLPSLLSWVLTVGWETVLTSLAVLSTATVLDRLAAGGGTGTKVVALVVVAALVVAAGVAGFTAIMRLQRWITIITGVLTVAYVLLVLDDIDLGAVAALPSGSAAAVVGALVFMMTGFGLGWVNAAADYSRYLPRTTSGTGVTLWTTLGGSVAPVLLVFFGVLLAGSSTELSEGIAADPIGALTTLLPTWFLVPFALVAVLGLVGGAVLDIYSSGLALLSAGVRIPRPVAAGVDGVLMVLGAVYVVFFSDSFLITFQGFLITLGVPVAAWCGIMLADVALRHRDYDEPALYDGGGRYGDVRVVPIVLMVVATLLGWGLVTNTYAGWLGWQGYLLGPIGGREGGWAFANLGVLLALLVGFVGTLLLTRGQVRAQEAR; via the coding sequence ATGACCAGCACCTCCACGGGCACGGGCCCGGGCGGCTCCCACGCCAGCACTCCGACGCCGGGGGTCACCCGCGGCGGCATCGAGGTCAACGGCCTCGACACGATCGACGAGAGCGAGCGGAAGGGCGCCGCCCGCGACCTGTTCTGGCCCTGGTTCGGGGCCAACGTCTCCGTGTTCGGCATCAGCTACGGCGCCTTCCTGCTCGGCTTCGGCGTCTCGTTCGCCCAGGCCACCGTCGTCGCCGTCGTCGGCATCGTCGTCTCGTTCCTGCTCTGCGGCTTCGTGGCCCTGGCGGGCAAGCGCGGCTCCGCGCCCACCATGGTGCTCAGCCGGGCGGCCTTCGGCGTCCGCGGGAACCGGCTGCCGTCGCTGCTCTCCTGGGTGCTGACGGTGGGCTGGGAGACCGTCCTCACCTCGCTCGCGGTGCTGAGCACCGCGACCGTCCTCGACCGGCTGGCTGCGGGCGGCGGCACGGGCACCAAGGTCGTCGCCCTCGTCGTGGTGGCCGCGCTCGTGGTGGCCGCCGGCGTCGCCGGGTTCACCGCGATCATGCGGCTGCAGCGCTGGATCACGATCATCACCGGCGTGCTCACCGTCGCCTACGTGCTGCTGGTGCTCGACGACATCGACCTCGGGGCGGTCGCCGCCCTGCCGTCGGGGTCCGCGGCCGCCGTGGTCGGCGCCCTGGTCTTCATGATGACGGGCTTCGGCCTGGGCTGGGTGAACGCGGCCGCCGACTACTCCCGCTACCTCCCGCGCACCACCTCCGGGACCGGCGTCACGCTCTGGACCACGCTCGGCGGCTCGGTGGCCCCGGTGCTGCTGGTGTTCTTCGGCGTGCTGCTGGCGGGCTCGTCGACCGAGCTCAGCGAGGGCATCGCCGCCGACCCGATCGGCGCCCTCACCACCCTGCTGCCCACCTGGTTCCTCGTCCCGTTCGCCCTCGTCGCGGTGCTCGGCCTGGTCGGCGGCGCGGTGCTGGACATCTACTCCTCCGGCCTGGCCCTGCTGAGCGCCGGGGTCCGCATCCCGCGGCCCGTCGCGGCCGGCGTCGACGGCGTCCTGATGGTCCTGGGCGCGGTCTACGTCGTCTTCTTCAGCGACAGCTTCCTCATCACCTTCCAGGGCTTCCTCATCACGCTCGGTGTCCCCGTCGCGGCCTGGTGCGGGATCATGCTGGCCGACGTCGCGCTCCGCCACCGCGACTACGACGAGCCGGCGCTCTACGACGGCGGGGGCCGCTACGGCGACGTCCGGGTCGTCCCGATCGTGCTCATGGTGGTGGCCACGCTGCTCGGCTGGGGCCTGGTCACCAACACCTACGCCGGCTGGCTCGGCTGGCAGGGCTACCTGCTGGGTCCGATCGGGGGCCGCGAGGGCGGCTGGGCGTTCGCCAACCTGGGCGTCCTGCTGGCGCTGCTGGTCGGCTTCGTCGGGACCCTGCTGCTGACCCGTGGCCAGGTGCGGGCGCAGGAGGCGCGGTGA
- a CDS encoding M13 family metallopeptidase translates to MSETTAAPAFQFDDFDRSVRVQDDLFRHVNGGWAARTEIPDDKPLIGSFIDLRDRAEAAVRDIITSSDGGAPGSDEAKIADLFASFMDTETIEAAGAEPLTGPLAEVDAVSTPEELVRLVGRFARRGVAGLIGLEAESDPGDPTRYVMFVEQSGLGLPDEEYYRADTYAEIRTAYQAHVAASLALAGTADSEALAADVMALETDIAAVHWDKVKTRDLRLMYNLTPFETFLADAPGLHVRAFLDGAGVPESATQELVVAQPSFFPGVAALLTDERLPAWRAWARWKLISSLSPYLSSAFVDERFRFYGTVLSGTPQIKERWKRGVALVEGALGEAVGKVYVERHFSPTAKARMDTLVANLIEAYRRSITELEWMTEETKQEALEKLAKFRPHIGYPTKWRDYSALQIEAGDLLGNVLRANAFEVERSVAKIGAPMDREEWLMTPQTVNAYYHPLKNEIVFPAAILQPPFFNETADDAVNYGGIGAVIGHEIGHGFDDQGSTCDGDGALRDWWTTKDREAFETRTAALVEQYDALAPEGGAGQHVNGRLTIGENIGDLGGLSIAHLAHRIASEGSAAEPVDDYTPEQRLFLSWGAIWQSKARPETVQQRLATDPHSPNEFRCNQIVKNVDAFHTAFGVTEQDGLWMPPEQRVKIW, encoded by the coding sequence GTGAGCGAGACCACTGCTGCCCCTGCCTTCCAGTTCGACGACTTCGACCGGTCCGTCCGCGTCCAGGACGACCTGTTCCGCCACGTCAACGGCGGCTGGGCCGCCCGCACCGAGATCCCCGACGACAAGCCGCTGATCGGGTCCTTCATCGACCTGCGGGACCGCGCCGAGGCCGCCGTCCGCGACATCATCACCAGCTCGGACGGCGGCGCCCCGGGCAGCGACGAGGCCAAGATCGCCGACCTCTTCGCCAGCTTCATGGACACCGAGACGATCGAGGCCGCCGGCGCCGAGCCGCTGACCGGGCCGCTGGCCGAGGTCGACGCGGTGAGCACGCCCGAGGAGCTCGTCCGTCTGGTCGGCCGGTTCGCCCGCCGCGGCGTCGCCGGCCTGATCGGCCTGGAGGCCGAGTCCGACCCGGGCGACCCGACCCGCTACGTCATGTTCGTCGAGCAGTCCGGTCTCGGCCTGCCCGACGAGGAGTACTACCGCGCGGACACCTACGCCGAGATCCGGACCGCCTACCAGGCGCACGTCGCCGCCTCGCTGGCCCTGGCCGGCACGGCCGACAGCGAGGCGCTGGCCGCGGACGTGATGGCGCTGGAGACCGACATCGCGGCGGTGCACTGGGACAAGGTCAAGACCCGCGACCTGCGGCTGATGTACAACCTGACACCGTTCGAGACCTTCCTGGCCGACGCGCCCGGGCTGCACGTGCGGGCGTTCCTCGACGGTGCGGGCGTCCCCGAGTCGGCGACGCAGGAGCTCGTCGTCGCGCAGCCGTCCTTCTTCCCCGGGGTCGCCGCCCTGCTCACCGACGAGCGGCTGCCCGCCTGGCGTGCCTGGGCCCGCTGGAAGCTCATCTCCTCGCTGTCGCCCTACCTGTCGAGCGCCTTCGTCGACGAGCGGTTCCGCTTCTACGGCACCGTGCTCTCGGGCACGCCCCAGATCAAGGAGCGCTGGAAGCGCGGCGTCGCCCTCGTCGAGGGCGCGCTCGGCGAGGCGGTCGGCAAGGTCTACGTGGAACGGCACTTCTCCCCCACCGCCAAGGCGCGGATGGACACCCTGGTCGCCAACCTCATCGAGGCCTACCGCCGCTCGATCACCGAGCTGGAGTGGATGACCGAGGAGACCAAGCAGGAGGCGCTCGAGAAGCTCGCCAAGTTCCGGCCCCACATCGGGTACCCGACGAAGTGGCGCGACTACTCCGCGCTGCAGATCGAGGCCGGCGACCTGCTGGGGAACGTCCTGCGCGCGAACGCCTTCGAGGTCGAGCGCTCGGTCGCCAAGATCGGGGCGCCGATGGACCGCGAGGAGTGGCTGATGACGCCGCAGACGGTCAACGCCTACTACCACCCGCTGAAGAACGAGATCGTCTTCCCGGCCGCCATCCTGCAGCCGCCGTTCTTCAACGAGACGGCCGACGACGCCGTCAACTACGGCGGGATCGGTGCGGTCATCGGCCACGAGATCGGCCACGGCTTCGACGACCAGGGCTCGACCTGCGACGGTGACGGCGCGCTGCGGGACTGGTGGACGACCAAGGACCGGGAGGCGTTCGAGACCCGGACCGCGGCGCTCGTCGAGCAGTACGACGCGCTGGCGCCCGAGGGCGGCGCCGGCCAGCACGTCAACGGCCGGCTGACCATCGGGGAGAACATCGGCGACCTCGGCGGGCTGAGCATCGCCCACCTGGCCCACCGGATCGCCAGCGAGGGCTCCGCCGCCGAGCCGGTCGACGACTACACGCCCGAGCAGCGGCTGTTCCTCAGCTGGGGCGCCATCTGGCAGTCCAAGGCCCGCCCCGAGACGGTGCAGCAGCGGCTGGCCACCGACCCGCACTCGCCGAACGAGTTCCGCTGCAACCAGATCGTGAAGAACGTCGACGCCTTCCACACGGCGTTCGGCGTCACCGAGCAGGACGGCCTGTGGATGCCCCCCGAGCAGCGCGTGAAGATCTGGTGA
- a CDS encoding SDR family NAD(P)-dependent oxidoreductase gives MSGRGVLVTGSSRGVGAATAQAFAARGDRVVVHYRAAEDRARELLDSLPGEGHALVRADLADPAQVQRLAAEAFDAVGRVDVLVNNAALFLDPADGGSRRGDHRITDVDYDAWVRAWQVTLATNLLGAANLTWCVARHMIDVAPAAGAPRGRIVNVGSRGAYRGEPDVPAYGASKAGLHAFGQSMAIALAPEGIAVVSLAPGFIATDMASGLLDAPEGDAIRAQSPFGRVATPEEVAGAVLALAEPGAEWVSGAVVDFNGASYLR, from the coding sequence GTGAGCGGGCGCGGCGTGCTGGTCACCGGCTCCTCACGGGGCGTCGGCGCGGCGACCGCGCAGGCGTTCGCCGCCCGCGGCGACCGCGTCGTCGTCCACTACCGGGCGGCGGAGGACCGGGCCCGGGAGCTCCTCGACTCCCTGCCCGGCGAGGGCCACGCGCTGGTCCGCGCCGACCTCGCCGACCCGGCCCAGGTGCAGCGGCTCGCGGCGGAGGCGTTCGACGCCGTCGGGCGGGTGGACGTCCTGGTCAACAACGCAGCGCTGTTCCTCGACCCGGCGGACGGCGGCAGCCGGCGCGGCGACCACCGGATCACCGACGTCGACTACGACGCCTGGGTGCGGGCGTGGCAGGTCACGCTGGCCACCAACCTGCTCGGCGCCGCGAACCTGACCTGGTGCGTCGCCCGGCACATGATCGACGTCGCGCCGGCCGCCGGCGCCCCGCGCGGCCGGATCGTCAACGTCGGCTCCCGGGGCGCCTACCGGGGCGAGCCCGACGTCCCCGCCTACGGCGCCAGCAAGGCCGGCCTGCACGCCTTCGGCCAGTCGATGGCCATCGCCCTGGCGCCGGAGGGCATCGCCGTCGTCAGCCTGGCGCCCGGGTTCATCGCCACCGACATGGCCTCCGGCCTGCTCGACGCGCCCGAGGGCGACGCCATCCGCGCGCAGAGCCCCTTCGGCCGGGTCGCGACGCCGGAGGAGGTCGCCGGCGCCGTGCTGGCGCTCGCCGAGCCCGGAGCCGAGTGGGTGTCCGGCGCCGTCGTCGACTTCAACGGGGCGAGCTACCTGCGCTGA